Proteins encoded in a region of the Candidatus Omnitrophota bacterium genome:
- a CDS encoding glycoside hydrolase family 1 protein, producing the protein MKKDFPDNFFWGASTSSYQVEGNNTNTDWWEWEKAGYTEPSAAACDHYNRFREDFALAKALGHNAHRLGIEWARLEPEEGFWDEKEWLHYEQVLSLLKELGIEPFVTLQHFTLPFWLSKKGGWTNDDSTRYFVRFAERCITRLGRHVKYWITINEPHMAAFIPHFYGKWPPMIKDQGTALHTLLNMLKAHTGAYAAMHAVHAAARDHDGISHPYIGLAKAVAAFHPCSAISIPDRMAAATRSDFHNHAFIRSALKGVVEIPGLPKEKLPLCNAMDFIGLNYYYRQFISSGKPCQEEPLGGQCAHASHPGEGQRTDMGWEIYPKGIYEVCMTFRKYKKPVLITENGIATGNDKTRTAYINSHLFWLSKALKDKLDLRGYLHWSLLDNFEWSEGYSKRFGLVEVDFSTQERRVRMSAKHLSRIISSGLAPRSS; encoded by the coding sequence ATGAAAAAGGACTTTCCCGACAATTTCTTCTGGGGCGCCTCTACTTCGTCCTATCAGGTCGAAGGCAATAACACGAACACCGACTGGTGGGAATGGGAAAAAGCCGGATATACGGAACCTTCCGCCGCCGCGTGTGACCACTACAACCGGTTCCGGGAGGATTTCGCCCTCGCTAAGGCCCTGGGACACAATGCCCACAGGCTGGGGATAGAATGGGCCCGCCTGGAACCCGAAGAAGGGTTTTGGGATGAAAAGGAATGGCTTCATTACGAACAGGTGCTATCTCTGCTGAAAGAGCTCGGCATAGAACCGTTCGTCACCCTGCAACATTTCACGCTTCCCTTCTGGCTGTCAAAAAAGGGCGGATGGACCAACGATGATTCAACAAGATACTTCGTACGTTTCGCGGAACGATGTATAACACGGCTAGGAAGACATGTTAAATACTGGATAACGATAAACGAGCCCCATATGGCCGCGTTCATCCCGCATTTCTACGGCAAATGGCCCCCGATGATAAAAGACCAGGGAACGGCGTTACATACGCTTTTGAACATGCTTAAGGCGCACACAGGAGCCTACGCGGCCATGCACGCGGTGCACGCGGCTGCGCGTGATCACGATGGCATATCACATCCGTATATCGGCCTGGCCAAGGCGGTCGCGGCGTTCCATCCGTGTTCTGCCATATCCATACCGGACAGGATGGCCGCGGCGACGCGATCCGATTTCCACAATCACGCTTTTATCAGGTCGGCGCTAAAAGGCGTAGTCGAGATCCCCGGATTGCCGAAAGAAAAGCTACCTTTATGTAACGCGATGGACTTTATCGGCCTGAACTATTATTACCGCCAGTTCATCTCTAGCGGCAAACCCTGCCAGGAAGAACCGCTGGGAGGGCAATGCGCGCACGCGTCCCATCCGGGTGAAGGGCAAAGAACGGACATGGGATGGGAGATATATCCTAAGGGGATCTATGAGGTCTGTATGACGTTCAGGAAATATAAAAAACCTGTGCTGATCACCGAGAACGGCATCGCGACAGGGAACGACAAGACCCGGACAGCGTATATAAACAGCCACCTCTTCTGGTTGTCAAAAGCCCTGAAAGACAAACTGGACCTCCGAGGATACCTTCACTGGTCCCTGCTTGACAACTTTGAGTGGTCGGAAGGATATTCCAAGCGTTTCGGGCTGGTAGAAGTGGATTTTTCCACACAAGAACGACGCGTAAGGATGTCCGCCAAGCACCTGTCCCGGATCATATCCTCGGGCCTGGCCCCGCGGTCATCCTGA
- a CDS encoding aldo/keto reductase, translating to MKFRELGNTGTMVSTVCLGSWVFGGDTSWGGADDRESEEVIKEALDLGVNFIDTAPIYGDGRSEEVIGKAIEGKRGHVVLATKCGLEKTEKGIRPNLTAAFIREEIERSLRRLRTDVIDLYQCHWPDPGTAPEESFAALERLKSEGKIKHIGVSNFSAELIAAARAVTEITSDQMQYSLFDRGIEKEVIPFCAESGISILSYGSLGGGILSGKYKEPPKFAKSDARSFLYKFYREPFWSKARAFVSRLEGIASARGVPVSQVAMNWVLACPGVSSCIVGCRKVSQLADNVGSSDWGLSDTELDEIRTYVNEVSG from the coding sequence ATGAAGTTCAGGGAACTCGGGAATACCGGGACCATGGTCTCTACCGTGTGTCTTGGTAGCTGGGTGTTCGGGGGCGATACTTCCTGGGGCGGCGCCGATGACAGGGAATCCGAGGAAGTAATAAAAGAGGCGCTGGACCTGGGCGTGAATTTCATAGATACGGCGCCGATATACGGTGACGGCCGGTCGGAAGAGGTCATAGGGAAGGCGATAGAAGGAAAGAGAGGGCATGTAGTCCTGGCCACCAAGTGCGGATTGGAGAAGACCGAAAAGGGTATAAGGCCTAATCTTACCGCCGCTTTCATAAGAGAGGAGATCGAGCGCTCGCTTCGACGTTTAAGGACAGATGTTATAGACCTGTACCAGTGTCACTGGCCTGATCCGGGTACTGCCCCGGAAGAGTCGTTCGCGGCACTGGAACGGTTGAAGTCCGAAGGGAAGATCAAACATATCGGTGTATCGAATTTCAGCGCGGAACTCATAGCTGCCGCCAGAGCTGTTACGGAGATAACATCCGACCAGATGCAATATTCCCTTTTTGACAGGGGGATCGAAAAAGAGGTCATACCGTTCTGCGCGGAAAGCGGGATATCCATACTTTCATACGGATCTCTCGGTGGAGGTATTTTGTCCGGCAAGTACAAGGAACCGCCGAAGTTCGCGAAAAGCGATGCCAGGTCTTTCCTGTACAAATTTTACCGTGAACCGTTCTGGAGCAAGGCAAGAGCGTTCGTTTCCCGGCTTGAAGGGATCGCTTCAGCGCGTGGAGTGCCGGTATCACAGGTCGCCATGAACTGGGTGCTTGCCTGCCCCGGTGTGTCCAGTTGTATAGTTGGCTGCAGGAAGGTGTCCCAACTCGCGGATAACGTTGGTAGCTCCGACTGGGGATTGTCGGATACGGAACTGGACGAGATAAGAACGTATGTTAATGAGGTGTCAGGATGA